The Solanum pennellii chromosome 7, SPENNV200 DNA segment AAGGATCTTGACAAATTCTTTGACTGTCTTCAAGACTTGGTAGATGATGATGATCACAGAGttattgaaaataaagaaaacatttaCAAAAGGAGTAATAGTACTCTTGTTCATGTTAGAAGCCAAGAACAATCTTCTAAATTGGAGAACATGACAAATAGTGGCATTAGCAAGAGATCTTTGTCATATCTCCTAAAGAAGACATTGTTCTGTAGCGCGGGATTCGCAGCCCCTTTGAGAGATAATCCAGTGCTTCCACACTCCAAAATTCAGAAATCAAGGATGGAAAAGGTTTGCACTCTTACTCATGCATTTTCCACATCTTTATGAAGTaatacttaaaatttaaatttaaatatatcagATTCTGAGGGCTATATTACACAAAAAGATATATCCTCAAGCAAATAGTCCAAGGGGTAATGGTACTACCACAAGAAAGAGATACATAGACAATACATGTATGATTGAGAGTGATACTGATCAAGACGACGAAGCATTTGACACTACTGTGAAGAATGGGAGCAAATGGGATAAGTCAGATTCTGATTGTAAGTTTTCTTATACTCAACCACTTCATGATCACTGTAATCATTTCATCTAAAAGTTTCGCTACATGCTTTTGTTACAGTCATTGTACTAGAGATATGATTGGCTTCTTCAAACATATATGAGGTATATATGAACACCCTTGAAAAAGTACTTTGAATCATATGTCATTATATATTCATCCAAGTGtctcacatttttattttatttttgtagatTGATTTCTGTTTCATTTGGAATTGCAAAATTCAGATTCTTctcaagttctttttttttttttggaagagTCAATCTTCCATGTATTGGTGTTATATGATCATGAGAAGTACATATTTCACTTGATTTTTGCCATGACTAGATGAGGATATCTGTTTTTGTCATGGTTGGAAAAAGTTCATCTACTGAAGTTTCAATAAGAGGGGAAGATTTGTAATCTTAATTAGCCAAGTGAATTAATGACAAATTGGAATTGTTATTTTGATGCAATAGTCTTTTCTAGTTGTAGCTCCTTGTTTTTTCCATATCATCTAAGGGcgcaaaaaaatatttaaatctaaTCATTATCAATTTGtcataaattaaagtaaataagtTCTAGTTAACTATATTTGggtgataaaattaaaataacatgcATTTGATACAATTGAGCGCGTTTAGATTGTTACCCTTGTGGACTATGGTTTGAGCTACCTAACGCTCCCTAGAGACATGTTCTGTATAATAGTTGTGTATGTTTATTATTATCTCGatctcaatttatataagttaatttaaCTTGATAGGgagttcaaaaaagaaaaaatgacttttgaaacttgtgatCTAAAATAAGTCAGATTTATGTGGTTAAAAATCATTTCATTGAaggtaaaacataaattttaaagttaaattattactaAATATAGAAATGTGTTGCTTTTTTAGGGATCGAATAAAAAAAACAggcaaaatattaaataagaggGAATatcttatttcataaaaatctGCTCgtcatatatgaaaattttctaagATTATACATCTATTTTGAGTGTTCGATGTGATATGAAAAAATCttcaagaaaacaatatattctgatatttcattatttcccactaagaaaaaacttttttcttttgtaaaatTAGC contains these protein-coding regions:
- the LOC107025413 gene encoding uncharacterized protein LOC107025413 → MKIFSWIQTKFNGKQTTYKSNPVAVTHHVLHQEFSDWPNELLAIGTFGSLKNDGKLKQQDQSLTVEEVGQLHKELKHLFPDHEESNKIGSNKDLDKFFDCLQDLVDDDDHRVIENKENIYKRSNSTLVHVRSQEQSSKLENMTNSGISKRSLSYLLKKTLFCSAGFAAPLRDNPVLPHSKIQKSRMEKILRAILHKKIYPQANSPRGNGTTTRKRYIDNTCMIESDTDQDDEAFDTTVKNGSKWDKSDSDFIVLEI